In Patescibacteria group bacterium, one DNA window encodes the following:
- a CDS encoding sulfite exporter TauE/SafE family protein — MTSLILIAFLAGMLNGVGSSGGALMLLALISSGFTPMVAVFVNKTTCLFGGAVSVIKLRKHTKKEKLFKTLITLLAFSVIGSGAYLIFDEKSLSIIFSILIAFLIYKLVRKEKRLKFSRLKYFSAIAGAGLYNGIFGVGMIPITASVFKNFRGFSQIESIANAILMNFLSDFVLCGIFIFGFNLLEVQNIIPTILSMIVSISLGNYFGSSLALRIDKKWLKLIQLITLFALLVFLVLKYAFN, encoded by the coding sequence ATGACTAGCCTCATCTTAATCGCGTTTTTGGCGGGAATGCTAAATGGCGTCGGCAGTAGTGGCGGAGCGCTAATGCTACTAGCCTTAATATCTTCCGGATTCACGCCAATGGTCGCTGTTTTTGTGAATAAAACTACTTGTCTTTTTGGCGGGGCAGTTTCGGTCATCAAGCTGCGTAAACACACCAAAAAAGAAAAATTATTCAAAACGCTAATCACTCTCCTCGCTTTTTCGGTTATTGGCTCAGGAGCGTACCTAATTTTTGACGAAAAATCATTGTCTATAATATTTTCGATTCTGATTGCTTTTTTGATTTACAAATTAGTTCGAAAGGAAAAAAGACTTAAATTTAGCCGATTAAAATATTTCTCCGCGATTGCTGGCGCAGGACTTTACAATGGAATTTTCGGAGTAGGTATGATTCCAATCACCGCTTCGGTTTTCAAAAACTTTCGAGGATTCAGCCAAATCGAGTCGATCGCAAATGCGATCTTGATGAATTTTCTCTCTGATTTTGTTCTTTGCGGAATTTTCATTTTCGGTTTCAATTTGCTCGAAGTCCAAAACATCATCCCAACGATTTTGTCGATGATTGTTTCAATCTCACTCGGAAATTATTTTGGAAGTTCGCTGGCTCTGCGAATCGATAAAAAATGGCTGAAATTAATTCAATTAATCACACTTTTTGCCCTACTTGTGTTTTTAGTTTTAAAATACGCTTTTAATTAA
- a CDS encoding SDR family NAD(P)-dependent oxidoreductase yields the protein MNKQKPLVVITGASAGIGAATARKFAENGYNLAICARRSDRLALVADECEKLGAEVLASELDIGEQKNRENFVKDILAKFGKVDALVNNAGMALGFANYLNAEIADIEKMFAVNVVASFEMTRLILPKMLEQKSGHLIFLGSIAAHQSYENGGGYCASKHAQRALVDSLRLEIADQPIRITSIDPGMVETEFSVVRFGGDTERAKKVYAGIKPLVAEDIAECIFWAASRPPHVNIAEIDVFPVHQVGMSKICREN from the coding sequence ATGAACAAGCAAAAACCCCTAGTCGTAATCACTGGCGCAAGCGCCGGCATCGGCGCGGCGACCGCGCGGAAATTCGCAGAAAATGGCTATAATTTAGCAATTTGCGCTCGTCGCAGTGATAGACTCGCACTCGTAGCGGATGAGTGCGAGAAACTCGGCGCGGAAGTTTTGGCGAGCGAACTCGACATCGGCGAGCAAAAAAATCGTGAGAATTTCGTCAAAGATATTTTGGCAAAATTCGGCAAAGTCGATGCGCTCGTGAACAACGCCGGGATGGCACTCGGCTTCGCGAATTATTTGAACGCAGAAATAGCCGACATCGAGAAAATGTTCGCAGTGAATGTGGTCGCTTCGTTTGAGATGACGCGACTAATTCTGCCAAAAATGCTTGAACAAAAATCAGGGCATTTGATTTTTCTCGGCTCAATCGCCGCCCACCAAAGTTATGAAAACGGCGGCGGTTATTGCGCGAGCAAGCACGCCCAGCGCGCGCTCGTCGATTCACTGCGTCTCGAAATCGCCGACCAGCCGATCAGAATTACAAGCATCGACCCGGGAATGGTCGAGACCGAATTCAGTGTCGTGCGCTTCGGCGGTGACACTGAACGCGCGAAAAAAGTTTACGCGGGAATCAAACCCCTAGTTGCTGAAGACATCGCGGAATGTATTTTTTGGGCGGCCAGCCGACCACCGCATGTGAATATCGCTGAAATTGATGTTTTCCCGGTACACCAAGTCGGAATGTCGAAGATCTGTCGGGAAAATTAA